The Nostoc sp. 'Lobaria pulmonaria (5183) cyanobiont' genome window below encodes:
- a CDS encoding MraY family glycosyltransferase codes for MNLDNSLKSLGIADPSGTGWLAVVFTFLLAWLVTWRLIPTVRKFALRVGWADQPNARRLNREPLPNAGGLAIYAGVIAALVLASLLRPIELQNVLAQVLTILLGGSILVLVGFIDDQFGLPPSVRLWAQIVTALLLVANGISVKVLFGTPIDSLLSMLLTVLWVVGITNAINLMDGMDGLAGGISFITAMSLLGVAAQFNNRAAAILVLAALGGAALGFLRHNFHPSRIIMGDAGAYFFGYVLAATSILGKLQQNTVYALIPTVLFLLLPVVDTTQVFVRRLLAGNNPLSTPGKDHLHHRLLAWGLSQRNAAFTLWSITLVFNLLAMRIQGMSLAVMLTTATSIILLLGFTVWQRIRQQP; via the coding sequence ATGAATCTAGACAACTCCCTTAAGTCCCTTGGTATTGCCGACCCTAGCGGCACCGGCTGGTTGGCAGTAGTATTTACGTTCCTCTTGGCTTGGCTTGTAACTTGGCGTTTAATTCCGACAGTACGCAAATTCGCCTTGCGGGTAGGTTGGGCTGACCAACCCAATGCACGACGACTCAACCGAGAACCTTTACCCAATGCTGGGGGGCTGGCTATCTACGCGGGTGTGATTGCCGCGCTGGTATTAGCTAGCCTTTTACGACCGATCGAACTTCAAAACGTATTGGCTCAGGTACTGACTATTCTGTTGGGAGGTTCGATATTAGTTCTTGTGGGCTTTATCGACGATCAGTTCGGCTTACCGCCCTCTGTGCGATTGTGGGCACAAATTGTCACGGCGCTGTTGCTCGTAGCTAATGGGATCAGCGTCAAAGTCCTGTTTGGCACTCCCATTGACTCGCTTCTGTCCATGTTACTAACAGTACTATGGGTAGTAGGGATTACCAACGCCATCAACTTGATGGATGGTATGGATGGCTTGGCAGGAGGAATTAGCTTTATTACCGCCATGAGTTTGTTGGGCGTTGCAGCTCAATTTAATAATCGTGCCGCGGCAATCTTAGTACTTGCAGCATTGGGAGGTGCTGCGCTGGGATTTTTGCGCCATAATTTCCATCCATCACGAATTATTATGGGTGATGCCGGAGCATACTTTTTTGGCTATGTCCTGGCAGCAACTAGTATTTTAGGCAAACTGCAACAAAACACAGTTTATGCGCTAATTCCTACGGTTTTATTTCTGTTGTTACCGGTGGTAGATACTACTCAAGTATTTGTACGGCGGCTACTAGCAGGAAATAACCCTCTTAGTACTCCTGGCAAAGACCATCTGCACCACCGCTTACTTGCTTGGGGACTCTCCCAGCGCAATGCTGCGTTTACCCTTTGGTCAATTACCTTAGTTTTCAACTTGCTGGCGATGAGAATACAAGGTATGAGTTTGGCTGTGATGCTGACAACCGCCACTAGTATTATCCTGCTTTTGGGCTTTACTGTCTGGCAAAGGATACGCCAACAGCCTTAG
- the surE gene encoding 5'/3'-nucleotidase SurE: MTILLTNDDGIDAPGIQALLKAVNGRNSIIAAPADHQSGCGHQVTTTRAINLQRRSETEYAIAGTPADCVRIAITQIPADVKLVLSGINAGGNLGVDAYISGTVAAVREAAMHGIPGVAISQYRKAKQNFDWDLAAKFTAEVLADLLKRHLEPGSFWNVNLPHLQPGEPDPDVVFCQACTKPLPVNYRIEGNDFYYVGEYGKRDRTPGSDVDVCFSGNIAVTQLRV; encoded by the coding sequence ATGACTATACTTTTAACTAACGACGATGGCATTGATGCCCCCGGTATCCAAGCGCTGCTCAAAGCTGTAAACGGCAGAAATTCTATTATCGCTGCTCCTGCCGATCATCAGTCTGGCTGTGGACATCAAGTTACTACGACTCGTGCTATCAACCTCCAACGACGTTCTGAGACTGAGTATGCGATCGCAGGTACTCCCGCTGATTGTGTGAGAATTGCCATAACACAAATTCCCGCAGATGTCAAACTCGTACTTTCAGGCATCAATGCTGGGGGAAACTTAGGAGTCGATGCCTACATTTCTGGCACAGTGGCCGCCGTGCGGGAAGCCGCGATGCACGGTATTCCTGGAGTTGCCATTTCCCAGTATCGCAAAGCCAAACAGAATTTTGATTGGGATCTAGCTGCCAAATTTACAGCTGAAGTTTTAGCGGATTTACTCAAGCGTCACTTAGAACCAGGAAGCTTCTGGAATGTGAATCTGCCGCATCTGCAACCAGGAGAACCAGATCCTGATGTGGTATTTTGCCAAGCCTGTACCAAACCTTTACCCGTGAACTATCGAATCGAAGGCAATGATTTTTATTATGTAGGAGAATATGGCAAACGCGATCGCACTCCTGGTAGCGATGTAGATGTATGTTTTTCCGGCAATATCGCCGTCACCCAATTAAGAGTTTGA
- the corA gene encoding magnesium/cobalt transporter CorA codes for MARKVRRLPKIVPKLYEDEFHHQPGTIPGTIFIDADAPLPVIFLIDYNQTNFIREQIETPEECVPYLEAESISWIDVQGLGSQDILQRLGKVFKLPPLVLEDIVNVPERPKIEDYEDQLLFIARMVVAKEKTCGFYSEQVSLILGKNYLLTVQEEPEHDCFEGVRSRIEKNKGLIRKQGADYLAYAVLDAIIDGFFPVLELYGERIEELEEEVIVRPTPQTLQNIYQIRRELLQLRRAIWPQRDAINSLIRDDPDLICEEVRIYLRDCYDHTVQVMDMVETYRELASGLMDVYLSAVSNKMNEIMKVLTIVSTIFIPLTFIAGIYGMNFNTEKSPYNMPELNWYWGYPLCWALMLAIAFGLLFFFWRRGWLQNSVEIKRH; via the coding sequence ATGGCACGAAAAGTACGTCGCCTTCCTAAAATAGTTCCCAAGCTTTATGAAGACGAGTTCCATCACCAACCAGGGACTATACCTGGAACCATTTTTATTGATGCAGATGCTCCACTACCAGTAATTTTTTTGATTGACTATAACCAAACCAATTTCATTCGCGAACAAATAGAAACTCCAGAGGAGTGTGTCCCCTATCTGGAGGCGGAATCGATTTCTTGGATAGACGTACAAGGTTTAGGCAGTCAAGACATATTACAACGATTGGGTAAGGTTTTTAAGTTACCTCCTCTAGTTTTAGAAGATATAGTTAATGTACCAGAGCGTCCCAAAATAGAGGATTATGAAGACCAATTGCTATTCATTGCCCGGATGGTAGTAGCAAAGGAAAAAACATGTGGTTTTTACAGCGAGCAAGTGAGTTTGATATTAGGGAAAAATTATTTGCTGACAGTACAAGAAGAACCAGAACATGATTGTTTTGAAGGAGTGCGATCGCGAATTGAAAAAAATAAAGGTCTCATCCGCAAACAGGGAGCGGATTATTTAGCTTACGCTGTATTAGATGCAATTATTGATGGCTTTTTTCCAGTGCTGGAGCTTTATGGAGAGCGAATTGAAGAGTTAGAAGAGGAGGTAATAGTCAGACCTACTCCACAAACACTACAAAACATTTATCAAATTAGGCGAGAATTACTGCAACTACGTCGTGCTATCTGGCCCCAGCGAGATGCAATTAATTCCTTGATTCGAGATGATCCCGATTTGATTTGTGAAGAAGTGCGAATCTACCTGCGAGATTGTTATGACCATACAGTGCAAGTGATGGATATGGTAGAAACTTATCGAGAACTAGCGTCTGGATTAATGGATGTGTACCTTTCGGCAGTGAGTAATAAAATGAATGAAATCATGAAGGTGCTAACGATAGTTTCAACAATTTTTATTCCACTGACTTTTATTGCCGGAATATATGGTATGAATTTCAATACTGAAAAATCGCCATATAATATGCCTGAATTGAATTGGTATTGGGGCTATCCACTTTGCTGGGCATTGATGTTAGCGATCGCATTTGGTTTGCTATTCTTTTTTTGGCGACGAGGCTGGCTGCAAAATTCTGTAGAAATTAAGCGCCATTAA
- the groL gene encoding chaperonin GroEL (60 kDa chaperone family; promotes refolding of misfolded polypeptides especially under stressful conditions; forms two stacked rings of heptamers to form a barrel-shaped 14mer; ends can be capped by GroES; misfolded proteins enter the barrel where they are refolded when GroES binds), with the protein MAKIIAFDEESRRSLERGVNALADAVKITLGPKGRNVLLEKKFGAPQIVNDGITVAKEIELEDPLENTGARLIQEVASKTKDVAGDGTTTATVLAQALIREGLKNVAAGSNPVSLRRGIDKTIEALVQEIARIAKPIEGSAIAQVATVSAGNDEEVGQMLAQAMEKVTKDGVITVEESKSLTTELEVVEGMQIDRGYISPYFVTNNERQIVEFENARILVTDKKISSIQDLVPILEKVARSGQPLLIIAEDVEGDALATLVVNKARGVLAVAGIKAPGFGDRRKALLEDIAILTDGQLISEEIGLSLDTASLEALGTARKITIDKETTTIVAGSVTKPEVQKRIGQIRRQLEETDSDYDKEKLQERIAKLAGGVAVIKVGAATETELKDRKLRIEDALNATKAAVEEGIVPGGGTTLIRLAKAVEAIKKTLQNDEERIGADIVERALEAPLRQIADNAGAEGSVIVSKVRDSDFNIGYNAATGEFEDLIAAGIIDPAKVVRSALQNAGSIAGLVLTTEAIVVEKPEKKSAAPAPDMGGMGGMGGMGGMGGMGGMGGMGMF; encoded by the coding sequence ATGGCGAAAATTATTGCATTTGACGAGGAATCGCGGCGATCTTTAGAAAGGGGTGTTAACGCCCTTGCCGATGCCGTAAAAATCACTTTGGGGCCCAAAGGTCGTAATGTCCTTTTAGAGAAAAAATTTGGCGCACCTCAAATTGTCAACGATGGTATCACTGTTGCCAAGGAAATTGAATTAGAAGATCCTTTGGAAAATACTGGTGCAAGACTCATCCAGGAAGTGGCCTCAAAAACTAAAGATGTCGCTGGGGATGGTACAACCACCGCCACAGTTTTAGCACAAGCCTTGATTCGAGAAGGTTTGAAGAACGTCGCGGCAGGTAGTAACCCTGTTAGCTTGAGACGCGGGATCGACAAAACTATTGAGGCCCTGGTGCAAGAAATTGCCAGGATAGCCAAGCCGATAGAAGGAAGTGCGATCGCTCAAGTTGCCACTGTCTCTGCTGGTAACGATGAAGAAGTTGGCCAAATGTTAGCTCAAGCAATGGAAAAAGTCACCAAAGATGGTGTAATTACCGTTGAAGAATCCAAATCCCTAACCACCGAACTAGAAGTAGTTGAGGGGATGCAGATTGACAGGGGCTATATTTCTCCCTACTTCGTCACCAACAACGAGCGGCAAATTGTCGAATTTGAAAACGCCCGAATCTTAGTGACAGATAAAAAAATCAGCAGCATCCAAGATTTAGTGCCGATTTTAGAAAAAGTTGCCCGTTCTGGTCAGCCTTTGCTAATTATCGCTGAAGATGTCGAAGGTGATGCTTTGGCAACTCTGGTGGTGAACAAAGCGCGCGGTGTACTAGCCGTGGCTGGGATTAAAGCGCCTGGGTTTGGCGATCGCCGCAAAGCTTTGTTAGAAGATATTGCCATTCTCACCGATGGACAGTTGATTTCTGAAGAAATCGGCTTAAGCTTGGATACCGCTTCTCTAGAAGCGCTGGGAACTGCCCGCAAAATCACCATTGACAAAGAAACCACCACAATTGTCGCTGGCAGTGTCACTAAGCCAGAGGTACAAAAGCGGATCGGTCAAATTCGCAGACAGTTGGAAGAAACTGATTCTGATTACGATAAAGAAAAACTCCAAGAACGCATCGCCAAGCTTGCTGGCGGCGTGGCAGTGATTAAAGTGGGTGCGGCAACCGAAACCGAACTCAAAGACCGCAAACTGCGGATTGAAGACGCGCTGAATGCTACTAAAGCTGCTGTGGAAGAAGGTATTGTTCCTGGTGGTGGGACAACCTTAATTCGCTTAGCTAAGGCCGTAGAAGCGATTAAAAAGACCTTACAAAATGACGAAGAAAGAATTGGGGCTGATATTGTTGAACGAGCGCTAGAAGCCCCCTTGCGCCAAATAGCAGACAACGCTGGTGCTGAAGGTTCTGTAATCGTCTCGAAAGTCCGGGATAGCGACTTCAACATTGGCTACAACGCCGCTACTGGCGAATTTGAAGACTTGATTGCTGCTGGTATTATCGACCCTGCCAAAGTCGTGCGTTCAGCTTTGCAAAACGCTGGTTCCATTGCTGGTTTGGTCTTAACCACCGAAGCGATCGTTGTTGAAAAGCCAGAGAAGAAATCTGCTGCTCCTGCCCCTGATATGGGCGGCATGGGCGGCATGGGTGGCATGGGTGGCATGGGCGGTATGGGCGGCATGGGCGGCATGGGTATGTTCTAA
- a CDS encoding GNAT family N-acetyltransferase, with translation MVEQLKPRYSVFWTNKIAEVPQNAWNALAMPLKTPFLEWEWLNNLETSQSVTAKTGWLPNHLTLWRDKTLIAAAPLYLKGHSSGEFIFDHQWAELADRIGVQYYPKLLGMTPFTPAEGYRFLIAPGEDEDEITALMVHEIDTFCSKNRISGCHFLYVDPQWRPMLERHGFTTWLHHSYIWENAGFKTFDDYLKVFNANQRRNIKRERKAVEKAGLRLQPLAGDQIPQSLFPLMHQFYADTCDKFGWWGSKYLTRRFFEQLHTDYRHRVLFVAAYSEEDNSHPLGMSFCLFKGDKLYGRYWGSFQEIDCLHFDACYYAPIEWAIANGIQIFDPGAGGRHKKRRGFPAMPNHSLHRFYNNRLGQILLPYIKEVNQLEQQQIEAINAELPFSEKNA, from the coding sequence ATGGTGGAACAACTTAAGCCTCGCTATTCTGTCTTTTGGACGAACAAAATCGCTGAAGTACCCCAAAATGCCTGGAATGCTTTGGCAATGCCACTCAAAACACCATTTTTAGAATGGGAATGGTTGAACAATCTCGAAACCTCCCAGAGTGTTACGGCTAAAACTGGTTGGTTGCCAAATCACTTGACACTGTGGCGAGATAAAACGCTGATTGCGGCGGCGCCACTCTATCTTAAAGGACATAGTTCTGGTGAATTTATTTTCGATCACCAATGGGCAGAGTTAGCCGATCGCATCGGAGTCCAATATTACCCAAAATTGCTGGGAATGACACCATTCACCCCAGCAGAAGGTTATCGGTTCTTAATCGCCCCAGGAGAAGATGAGGATGAAATCACAGCGCTGATGGTGCATGAAATTGACACTTTTTGCTCCAAAAATCGGATTTCTGGGTGTCATTTTCTCTACGTCGATCCCCAATGGCGTCCGATGCTGGAACGGCACGGCTTTACAACTTGGCTGCACCACAGCTATATCTGGGAAAATGCTGGCTTTAAAACTTTTGATGACTACTTGAAGGTGTTTAACGCCAATCAGCGCCGCAATATCAAGCGGGAACGCAAAGCTGTGGAAAAAGCAGGTTTACGATTGCAACCACTAGCTGGCGATCAAATTCCTCAGTCTTTGTTTCCCTTGATGCACCAATTCTATGCTGACACCTGTGATAAGTTTGGCTGGTGGGGTAGTAAGTATCTCACACGGAGGTTTTTTGAGCAGCTACACACCGATTATCGCCATCGAGTCTTGTTTGTTGCCGCATATAGCGAAGAAGATAACTCTCATCCTTTAGGAATGTCTTTTTGTTTATTTAAAGGTGACAAACTCTATGGACGCTATTGGGGGAGTTTTCAAGAAATAGATTGCTTACATTTTGATGCTTGTTATTATGCACCAATTGAGTGGGCGATCGCTAACGGCATCCAAATTTTTGACCCTGGCGCGGGTGGGCGTCACAAAAAACGGCGCGGTTTCCCCGCTATGCCCAATCACAGTTTGCATCGCTTTTATAATAATCGTTTAGGACAAATTTTACTTCCCTATATTAAGGAAGTGAACCAACTCGAACAGCAGCAGATTGAGGCAATTAATGCAGAGTTGCCATTTAGTGAGAAAAATGCTTGA
- a CDS encoding DUF4346 domain-containing protein, with product MDLIVEDLAAIDDKLSQRHIDLDPGGYFIIYLDRDAGLIYAKHFTNVIDDRGLAVDPETGKVIPAREKVERTHTTVFSARTAKELCVKIFEETQPSPVTQLDHAAYLGREFVRAEVALVIGQEYVQD from the coding sequence ATGGATTTGATAGTTGAAGATTTAGCCGCAATTGATGATAAACTTTCCCAGCGTCATATTGACCTCGATCCCGGTGGATACTTCATTATTTACTTGGATCGAGACGCAGGGTTAATTTATGCCAAGCATTTTACAAATGTGATTGACGATCGCGGTTTAGCTGTCGATCCTGAAACGGGAAAGGTAATTCCGGCGCGAGAAAAGGTAGAACGAACTCATACAACAGTTTTTAGCGCCAGAACGGCGAAAGAACTTTGCGTGAAAATTTTTGAAGAAACTCAGCCCTCTCCTGTAACTCAATTAGATCATGCAGCTTATTTAGGTCGAGAATTTGTCCGGGCTGAGGTAGCTTTAGTTATAGGGCAAGAGTATGTTCAAGATTAA
- a CDS encoding RibD family protein has product MFQHRPHTIVVLAMSADGKIADFKRSPARFGSRVDKAHLEKQIAASDAVLFGAGTLDAYGTTLTVTDPTLVQLRAQAGKPRQPVHIVITNSANLNPEIYFFKQPVRRWLLTTTAGAFSWKERLQTLSSTLGTGVQEYPPEFENILVFETPTREIDISAALKHLATLHITRLAILGGGELVASLLELDLIDELWLTVCPLILGGNTAPTPVEGKGFLPDLAPKLQLIEVHTVEQEVFLHYRLQRPAD; this is encoded by the coding sequence ATGTTCCAACATCGTCCTCATACTATAGTTGTTTTAGCAATGAGTGCAGATGGCAAGATAGCAGATTTTAAGCGATCGCCTGCTCGGTTTGGCTCAAGGGTTGATAAAGCGCATTTAGAAAAACAAATTGCTGCCTCTGATGCCGTTTTATTCGGTGCTGGTACTCTGGACGCTTATGGAACAACACTTACTGTAACCGATCCAACTCTAGTGCAACTTCGGGCGCAAGCAGGGAAGCCTCGGCAACCAGTTCATATAGTGATTACAAACTCTGCAAACCTTAATCCGGAAATATACTTTTTTAAGCAACCAGTTAGACGCTGGCTACTCACCACAACAGCAGGAGCATTTTCGTGGAAAGAACGCTTACAGACGCTTTCCTCAACTCTGGGAACCGGAGTACAGGAGTACCCTCCAGAATTTGAGAATATTCTGGTTTTTGAAACACCAACGCGAGAAATTGACATTTCCGCAGCTTTGAAGCATCTAGCCACTCTACATATAACACGCTTGGCAATCTTGGGTGGAGGTGAATTAGTCGCTTCCTTGCTGGAATTAGATTTAATTGATGAATTATGGCTAACTGTCTGTCCACTGATTTTAGGTGGTAATACTGCACCCACACCTGTAGAAGGGAAAGGATTTTTACCTGATTTGGCTCCCAAGTTACAACTCATAGAAGTTCATACAGTTGAGCAAGAAGTGTTTTTGCACTATCGCCTGCAACGACCAGCAGATTAG
- the psb32 gene encoding photosystem II repair protein Psb32, protein MKQLLKQVFSSQKHLIRLILPLVTVIFAASLFATPALATGVYQIPDLTAGNTWVLDQGEVISRLNEGKISSAFEDLAKQTDKEVRIVTVRRLDYGETPESFSKELFEKWFPTKAAQANQTLLVLDTVTNGTAIITGDGVKPMLTDSIAESVATETVSVPLRNGDKYNQAFLDASDRLVAVLSGKADPGPPQITDNVQVGGTFKKAEETNQGNATAWVVGLLIAATVIPMATYYIYQINQPSSNG, encoded by the coding sequence ATGAAACAGCTCCTCAAACAAGTTTTTAGCAGTCAAAAACACCTCATCCGACTAATTCTACCTTTGGTGACGGTTATTTTCGCAGCCTCGTTGTTTGCCACACCTGCTTTAGCCACGGGTGTGTATCAAATACCCGACCTGACAGCAGGGAATACCTGGGTTTTGGATCAAGGTGAAGTCATCAGCCGTCTGAATGAAGGCAAAATTAGCAGCGCTTTTGAGGATTTGGCAAAGCAAACAGATAAGGAAGTAAGAATTGTTACTGTTCGCCGCCTCGACTACGGTGAAACACCAGAAAGCTTTAGTAAAGAACTGTTTGAAAAATGGTTTCCGACAAAAGCAGCCCAAGCTAATCAAACTTTGTTGGTTCTTGATACTGTTACCAACGGTACGGCCATTATTACTGGGGATGGAGTCAAGCCAATGCTTACTGACTCTATTGCCGAGAGTGTAGCTACTGAAACAGTAAGTGTGCCGTTACGCAATGGTGACAAATACAATCAGGCATTTCTCGATGCAAGCGATCGCCTTGTCGCCGTTCTCTCTGGCAAAGCCGATCCAGGACCACCCCAAATAACTGACAATGTGCAGGTAGGAGGCACTTTCAAGAAAGCAGAAGAAACCAACCAGGGTAACGCTACTGCTTGGGTAGTAGGATTGTTAATTGCTGCCACCGTTATCCCAATGGCAACTTACTATATCTATCAGATAAATCAGCCTTCATCTAATGGGTAA